The genomic window AATACAGATAAAGGTGTACCTACTAGGACAAGCAAACCAAAAATCCCAGAATACCGAGGCGGAACGTTAACAAATGAAGTAAGGATTGACACGGCAGCAAGTGTGAAGAAGAAATTCCAATGCACACCATATTCACTGAAATGTACCTATATGAAGGAATAATGATTATTTTCTTCCTTGAGCGCATCTAGAACCAAAATGGTTGAACTAGGAAAATGGACAATACAATTGAAATTCTTATTTCTATATACCGGGGAAAATGCATTGCGATGACTTTTTAAACTAAAAACAATCCTGAAAAGGCAGAAAGTTTACTTGCTTCCTTAACAATGTCTTTAACTAATAGTAATGTTAGAATATATTTATGATATTACTATTCATATAGGATCTAGATATATCTCGTATTAATTTTATGTTGATTTCATTATTATGATTAGATTCCATCCTCTGCCTAAAATAGGCACTCCTCATTGCACATCACAACACATCCTAATATACAATTTTCTAACAAGTAATGCATTCAGAACCTGCAATTCTGGAAATAGACAGAAATGCACAACACTGATAGCATTGATCAGATAAAACAATCATGAGGAAAACAATAGACATATATCATGtccttaatttttgttttctttgcaACTCTTCTCAGTTATTAGGAGTACAATTGAATTGTTTTTGCAGTATATGCCTCAACTCAAGACTACCTCTCTTTAACGGCATCAGAGTTTCCAGGCTTGAGAAAACAGGGATTGAAATAAGACATAAATTGGCCAAAAGATTATTATCTATGTCATGTGGAAACTGAATTATATCacttccaattttcaaaaattgatagGCGACCAGCTTTGTTAAGACAGTTTTTTGCAAATGCATGTTGAACATTATGTGTATCTGTCGCCACATAGATGATTACAATGAAAAAATTGCACCTGATAATCCACACCAGTCGTAGTGACAAGACGAAGAAACCCTAATGTGATCAGTGGACTAATTGAAACTATTGCAGTCTTCCAATTTCTGAAGCAGGAGAAAAAATGGATATTTCAGGATGCAAAATACAGAACACCAGAGCAAGATTTATAATGGAGCACATAAAGTAGAAATTTGATCACTTTATATTCAAAAGCCTATTAGCAAGGGGATCACATGGACTTTCGGTTTTTACTTATATTCAAAAGCCTATTAGCAAGGGGATCACATGGACTTTTGGTTTTTACCCATTGTATGAGCATGTCATAAGCTCCCTAACTTACTGGGGGTAAGACAACTTAAAATTTATAGAACATAAGATCTATATGTGAGTAAGCATACATACACATTCATTTCTAAATACATACACTGAATGGGGTGAAATTGAAGAACTCACACAGATGTGATATTTCGTGCTTGCCGAGAAACTAATGCATTCGCCAATACAAATGACCCAACTCCAAGATCCATCTAGCATGAAAATTTATGTTACAATTCAATATAACAATGAAATTATAGACTGTACTGCTTGTTAGCAACAGAACAAAAGCAGGGAAACAGAGAGCAGAGATAGAAACTAAAATTTCGGATAATCAGCAAGGAGAAGTAACAGCCTAAAGTAATTTTCTTTACATGTACTTTAAGTGTGCATAACTAAATAAAAGCATATTGTTTGTGTATAAACTCAGGAATTACGCTCTACGTTCAAGCCAAGAAGTTTTGCTGAAAATCAAGAGCCCTTCTTCCCAATATTAGCAAGTCTTTTACAATTACAGCCTTTGGAACCCGCTTTTCTCATTAacatacagaaaaatattttcctgGAGAATTGTCTAGAAGCACCATTTATTTTAGTACATTGGAAAGTGAAGAATAATCATACCAAACTAGTTCCATAAGTTTCAGTCTTTGCATATCTTCTTGGAAATATTCTGAAGTCAACAGCCAAGATGCACAGGAATGTTATAATCATCTGCAAAACTTCTTTATCAACATAATAACAAGTAAAACCAGAAGAGTAGAATAAAATATCAATAGTGACACTTCATACCACAACCACCCTGTATGATGTAATATATTCTCGAATAGAATTGTGCTCTCCTTTGATAGAAACAGATGAAGCAGCAGTCCTGTAGTTCAGGGTATTGAAGTTAGCCATGATTagcttgactcataagaaatcaTGGTATTAATTAGTTATTTCACAAAAGTGTGAGAAACATTACCTTTTGGCTGCAATACAAACGAATGTTAAGAGCATTAACAAAATTGTGAATATATATGTCCAGTTTGAAAGTACCTGCAACAAACATGTTGATGTAAGAAACCACAAACTCAGAGAATAGAAGAGTACCATGATTGTATTATTCACACTGATGAGCCTGGATCTTAGCTAAAGGTTGAAGATAAAACTgaagagaatcaacaagaagCAAAGGGAAACAGGGCACTATAGAAACCCCAGTCTCCCAAGACAATTCCCAAATTGAATTTCCTGTCTTNNNNNNNNNNNNNNNNNNNNNNNNNNNNNNNNNNNNNNNNNNNNNNNNNNNNNNNNNNNNNNNNNNNNNNNNNNNNNNNNNNNNNNNNNNNNNNNNNNNNNNNNNNNNNNNNNNNNNNNNNNNNNNNNNNNNNNNNNNNNNNNNNNNNNNNNNNNNNNNNNNNNNNNNNNNNNNNNNNNNNNNNNNNNNNNNNNNNNNNNNNNNNNNNNNNNNNNNNNNNNNNNNNNNNNNNNNNNNNNNNNNNNNNNNNNNNNNNNNNNNNNNNNNNNNNNNNNNNNNNNNNNNNNNNNNNNNNNNNNNNNNNNNNNNNNNNNNNNNNNNNNNNNNNNNNNNNNNNNNNNNNNNNNNNNNNNNNNNNNNNNNNNNNNNNNNNNNNNNNNNNNNNNNNNNNNNNNNNNNNNNNNNNNNNNNNNNNNNNNNNNNNNNNNNNNNNNNNNNNNNNNNNNNNNNNNNNNNNNNNNNNNNNNNNNNNNNNNNNNNNNNNNNNNNNNNNNNNNNNNNNNNNNNNNNNNNNNNNNNNNNNNNNNNNNNNNNNNNNNNNNNNNNNNNNNNNNNNNNNNNNNNNNNNNNNNNNNNNNNNNNNNNNNNNNNNNNNNNNNNNNNNNNNNNNNNNNNNNNNNNNNNNNNNNNNNNNNNNNNNNNNNNNNNNNNNNNNNNNNNNNNNNNNNNNNNNNNNNNNNNNNNNNNNNNNNNNNNNNNNNNNNNNNNNNNNNNNNNNNNNNNNNNNNNNNNNNNNNNNNNNNNNNNNNNNNNNNNNNNNNNNNNNNNNNNNNNNNCTATGAAAGATGAGTTTTGATTCTTGAAATATGACGCTCTATGTGAAGTTACAGTAATGATTCACAAGAAATGACTCGATCCAAGCCAAAAGCATTAtctatttcataaaaaaaatgatttgATAATAGGAAAGAAAACATACCGTGAAACACAACAGCATaggaacaacaataataataaaatccaaaGACAATGTAGATAAGTATGCTTTGAAATTACTAGACTTGGAAACTGcatcatcattcttcttcttcaagaagGCACCTATCATTGAGGAAATAAGAAAATAGAAGCAAGATATGAGAAAACAGATGCTGAATCGAAAGAAACCACATGGTCAGAGACAGGCAGATCAGACCAAAGGGAATCAAAGCGTAAGTTTTGAGAAATTGTAGAGTTCGAATGAACTATAGCAGTTGAGCACAGCAAAACATAGGTAGGATGCGGTGCGAATGAagtaaacaataattaaaaaggCCAATTTACACATTTTGAAAAGAGAGATGAGCATGGAAATGGGACTGACCAGTTGCAGAAGTGGAGTGTCGAATAAGGACCAACATCTGTAGCGGAAGGCAGAGAAAACAAGAACcggatcatcatcatcatcatttatgCATGAGAAGGATTAGATTGGAGGAGGGAGAGTAACTCACAGGGACAGTAATCGTAAGAGCAATGATTTCGAGAACAGAGGATCCACTCAAATTGCTCACAAATTCTTCTTTGAGATGCTTGTTGGAGTTGAAGGATTTCAGAGGATCCATGGCACCCACACTGAGAAAAAACGGTACAGAAATGTGATATGCAAATTCAATTTATTTGCGAGGCTCAGCTCAAGTGTtgatcataaataaataaactagggCTCCATTAAGGTAAATTGATGAATTAATTGGATGGAGCTGCATAAAAgattattcaaaaataaaataaataaaaaataacaaaaagtaaagaataaattATACTTACAAGTTACACTCACTCGGAGTTTATTAAAATTACACACACCACCACAATATTTTACTAGTATATATTCACCTCTCTAGCATTATATTTAATGAGATGTGCTGTCTCTATGAATTCATTAAATtgaatattattaaattaaaaatatgttgTCAGACGTCATCGTTAATCCATAAGTCCATGCATAGaaacaaaagaataatataaaaatcTCTGGATTTTAACTTTGTTACGGGGAATATTTTGTCATTTTAATTGAACAAAGCAAAAATAAATGGAAAAAAGCACTAATCCACATGTATAAGGATTTGTTAGTTACATCAACGCCAAGAGGTCTAAGTGTAAGAAGTTCCATGAGTGCCATGTTGGTTTAGAGCCTCTACTATAatccttgcttccttggttcgAAACTTACAATCAATGTAATGTTTACAGTGCATGTAATAAAGGGGTGGTAAATGTATACGGTCAACTAAAGGAGTGGTGTGTGTAATTTGATAAATCTCAAACAAAAAAGAGATtcacataatcacatatatgtattaaacaaaattcatcatatgttatATACAATAATAAATCTCAACACAAAGTGAGCAAGGTTCACATTTACAAACCAAAATAAAGCATGAAATAACCAACAAAACACAAGATATAGTGATATACCACATCCCTAAACTTCCAATAACCTTTCACTCTAATTAAGAGCAACAAACTAAGATAATATTCTTAGTCCGCCAATAGGTCTACTCTATGATTTTCACAAATCATTGTTCTCAAACAAACTATGATTTCATCCtccaaaaccatgatccatataAAGAAACTTCAAACCATTTTTGGGAGTATATCTCAACTCTTCTAGCCCCTTTTATCTTAAAGGATATGTCTCAAATCTGAATCAACATTCTATAATGCTATAGCTTTTATATATCACTCCCAAATGCAGCGCCATAATTCAATCTCCCTTGCCAGATTCAATTGCGAGGGGTTTGAATAAAAAAGAGGCTCCATATAACACAATAACAACAAAAACAATCAGGAGCAGAAGTATCGTAATCCCAATATTATTACTTATGTTGTAGGCATCAATCAACACAGTTATCACTTACAGCaacaaattctaaaaatattagcAGCAACAAGCCAAACAACATTTAAGATTTTCACTTATAGCAGCAGAAACAACAACACTGgtaagaaaacaaagaagaacgACAGATCAGCAGAAGCAACATCGCACCTTCTACACAAATTCACAGAACAGCAGAAGCAGAAAGGCGGGCGTAGCGTGGCGTGAGCGGAATCAGAGCATCAGAGAGTCATTGTAGCAGCAGAATCAAAAGCACAGAGCAACATTTAACGAGAAAGGAGACGGTGGCGGTGAACCGGAAAGGCGCAGGCGGCAACGGCGACAGAAGAGCGGCGGCGATGAACAATTGGAGATGGAGATGAATCAGATTATCAAAATAGCTTTCTCCTCTTTTAGGTTAAGTATGTAACAGGGAAGAGATTCAACTCCATGTTTCTtctgatagaaaaaaaaaaggagtagTTGGAAAAGCATAGGGAGACCATATAACATTAAACACTGCATAAAACattatacaaaaataaaataaataaaaaataacaaaaagaaaaggaTAAATTACACTTACAAGTTACAACCA from Arachis ipaensis cultivar K30076 chromosome B09, Araip1.1, whole genome shotgun sequence includes these protein-coding regions:
- the LOC107618686 gene encoding uncharacterized protein At4g17910 isoform X1, producing the protein MDPLKSFNSNKHLKEEFVSNLSGSSVLEIIALTITVPMLVLIRHSTSATGAFLKKKNDDAVSKSSNFKAYLSTLSLDFIIIVVPMLLCFTVLSNWTYIFTILLMLLTFVCIAAKRTAASSVSIKGEHNSIREYITSYRVVVMIITFLCILAVDFRIFPRRYAKTETYGTSLMDLGVGSFVLANALVSRQARNITSVNWKTAIVSISPLITLGFLRLVTTTGVDYQVHFSEYGVHWNFFFTLAAVSILTSFVNVPPRYSGIFGLLVLVVYQFCLIHGLNAYLLSNERGMDIISQNKEGIHSIFGYWGMYLVGVQLGNYLIFGSHSSGLRSTRWVQMRVWILSIVFWLLTVFLDKHVERISRRTCNLPYVTSVLADNLQLLSILMLGDLIPGSKTSVLEEALNRNLLATFLLANILTGLVNLSVDTLSASSITALSILLVYAYILSTVIGTADYFGVKLKFW
- the LOC107618686 gene encoding uncharacterized protein At4g17910 isoform X4; the encoded protein is MDPLKSFNSNKHLKEEFVSNLSGSSVLEIIALTITVPMLVLIRHSTSATGAFLKKKNDDAVSKSSNFKAYLSTLSLDFIIIVVPMLLCFTVLSNWTYIFTILLMLLTFVCIAAKRTAASSVSIKGEHNSIREYITSYRVVVMIITFLCILAVDFRIFPRRYAKTETYGTSLMDLGVGSFVLANALVSRQARNITSVNWKTAIVSISPLITLGFLRLVTTTGVDYQVHFSEYGVHWNFFFTLAAVSILTSFVNVPPRYSGIFGLLVLVVYQFCLIHGLNAYLLSNERGMDIISQNKEGIHSIFGYWGMYLVGVQLGNYLIFGSHSSGLRSTRWVQMRVWILSIVFWLLTVFLDKHVERISRRTCNLPYVTSVLADNLQANILTGLVNLSVDTLSASSITALSILLVYAYILSTVIGTADYFGVKLKFW
- the LOC107618686 gene encoding uncharacterized protein At4g17910 isoform X3 — translated: MDPLKSFNSNKHLKEEFVSNLSGSSVLEIIALTITVPMLVLIRHSTSATGAFLKKKNDDAVSKSSNFKAYLSTLSLDFIIIVVPMLLCFTVLSNWTYIFTILLMLLTFVCIAAKRTAASSVSIKGEHNSIREYITSYRVVVMIITFLCILAVDFRIFPRRYAKTETYGTSLMDLGVGSFVLANALVSRQARNITSVNWKTAIVSISPLITLGFLRLVTTTGVDYQVHFSEYGVHWNFFFTLAAVSILTSFVNVPPRYSGIFGLLVLVVYQFCLIHGLNAYLLSNERGMDIISQNKEGIHSIFGYWGMYLVGVQLGNYLIFGSHSSGLRSTRWVQMRVWILSIVFWLLTVFLDKHVERISRRTCNLPYVTSVLADNLQLLSILMLGDLIPGSKTSVLEEALNRNLLATFLLVKKLSFSKYPHRLGKSFC
- the LOC107618686 gene encoding uncharacterized protein At4g17910 isoform X2, with protein sequence MDPLKSFNSNKHLKEEFVSNLSGSSVLEIIALTITVPMLVLIRHSTSATGAFLKKKNDDAVSKSSNFKAYLSTLSLDFIIIVVPMLLCFTVLSNWTYIFTILLMLLTFVCIAAKRTAASSVSIKGEHNSIREYITSYRVVVMIITFLCILAVDFRIFPRRYAKTETYGTSLMDLGVGSFVLANALVSRQARNITSVNWKTAIVSISPLITLGFLRLVTTTGVDYQVHFSEYGVHWNFFFTLAAVSILTSFVNVPPRYSGIFGLLVLFCLIHGLNAYLLSNERGMDIISQNKEGIHSIFGYWGMYLVGVQLGNYLIFGSHSSGLRSTRWVQMRVWILSIVFWLLTVFLDKHVERISRRTCNLPYVTSVLADNLQLLSILMLGDLIPGSKTSVLEEALNRNLLATFLLANILTGLVNLSVDTLSASSITALSILLVYAYILSTVIGTADYFGVKLKFW